Proteins from one Pyrobaculum neutrophilum V24Sta genomic window:
- a CDS encoding ferredoxin family protein, translated as MTMKYLTVEERLNANVWDVDVYRPHIKIRDPALCKRCEKKPCTYMCPAKCYVQQGDGVVLSTEACVECGTCRVVCPYDNIDWDYPRSGMGIWYRES; from the coding sequence ATGACGATGAAGTACCTAACAGTCGAGGAGAGGTTAAACGCAAATGTCTGGGACGTCGACGTATACAGGCCCCATATAAAGATAAGAGACCCCGCCCTGTGTAAGAGGTGCGAGAAAAAGCCGTGTACCTATATGTGCCCGGCGAAATGTTATGTGCAACAGGGCGATGGCGTAGTCCTCAGCACCGAGGCTTGCGTGGAGTGTGGCACATGCCGCGTCGTTTGCCCATACGACAACATCGATTGGGATTATCCAAGGTCTGGGATGGGCATCTGGTATAGAGAATCATGA